The Zea mays cultivar B73 chromosome 7, Zm-B73-REFERENCE-NAM-5.0, whole genome shotgun sequence DNA segment GTGTTGACCTGGTGAAACACCTCAGAGCCAGAGGCAGCGTCGAGGGGCGGCGAGGGGAGGCCGGTCATGGTTGTGCCGAAGGATGGGCGTGCAATAAGGCGGAAGCGGTGAGGAAAAAAAGAGGGAAGGATCAGTAATCCTAGGTCTCTTATACTATGTAAGTGAATGGAATTGAGGAAGAATGATTGATTGTATTCATTGAGGGACAGACCGTGTACATATATAGGAGAGGAGGAAGAGAGGTAAAAGGAAACCCATATGTCTATGGAAGCCAATAATACACAGGATCAATAGGATCCGGCCTCCTCTCCCTAATTCCCTCTATCCATGTATACTATAGCCGGCCAGGCACAAGATTACCTAAGACAAATGGCTGAATTCATGTGTATAGGAGTACATACATAGGGGAGGGAGAAGCCCGACCGGCAATAGGAGCTAGCGGTTGGCCCTAACCCTAGGGCATAGGCCCCTATACATGGGTTGGGCCCCATCCTTCACGCAGGAGGTTGGCCTAGTCAGTTAAGCCTTTTTTCCTCGAATACGTAGGAGAGTTGTGTATGATTATATTAAAAGGAGAGGAAAAGGGCCTAGGGTCCAAAACGTACAAGAAAAAACACAAACAACACTCTCAGAACACTCAACCGCCACAACACGCTAATAAACTAAACCCCTCCCATTTAGGCGCCAGGTGGGGCGAGACAGCCATCAGGGCATGTTGATGAGGGTGCACATGTTGTTGTAGAGGGGGACGTGGTCTGTGCCACATGGTGATCATGCCCGTGCACGGCTTGTCGAACGATAGCCATGGGGTGTTGATGCTCTCGGTGCCAAGGTCATGGTTGTCGCTGGAGGAGTGGTCGTTGGCGCATCTTCCTttgcccttccctttgttgttgcCGCCAGTAGGGGGCATATGCCTAAGAGGGAGGCGCAGCTTGCGTAGCAGGCTGCTGTTACGCGAGTTGTTGTGGGCAACCTATGGTGGAGTAGAAGGTTGTTGCTGAGTCCAGATCGATCGTAGTCTCCTAGTCAAGTTCCTCAAGCTCGAGGTCGTTGCAGACGACATGGAACAGAGGGGCGGTGATTGACGCTTGATCGGCGCCTTCATGGAACAATACTCGTCGATGCCTTCATGTGAGCAAAGATTGGTCTTCATGTGAGGACGAGATAATTGTCTACCAATTCCTCGCCCAAAGAACGAATTTCGTCCACCATAACCTTCATCTTGCGACAATACTCGCTGATGCTGAGGTCACCGTGTTTGAAAGCACAAAAGTGTTCAAGTTTGGGGACTCGAGACCATTGATTGCCAAGGAACTTAGACTCGATCGCCTGCCATGCCTAGTAAGTTGTCTTAGAGGGCTTGCAAACTCGCTCCAGGAGTTCAATGGAGAGGGTGTCAAGAATCCATGAAAGGACAAGCTCGTCGTAGTGGTGCCAGTACACGATGGTCTCAACGTTGTTGGAGAGAACATGATCGTCGAGGTCGTAGCAGCGAAGGGCAAGCAGCACCATGTCACGCCACCTAGGGTACTTGGTGGACGAGAGATCGAGGACGATCGTGACCAAGGCATGGATGTCCTGGATCATGGTTGCCTAGGCGTGGAGGTGCAGATGACTGCAGTGTCATGGGCGGCAGTTGTGTCATCGCTAGAGGCGGTGTCATCGTTGTTCTTGGTCGGCGCCACTACTTTCTATGCTGCGAGGTGGCGTTCCATGGCACAGACAGCATATTGTTCCTTCTCCAGGGCGAGAGCAACGACCTGCACGCTATCGAGCAGCCTCCAGATCGAGGCTTGCTTCTCCGCGGCAGCGCGAGCAGACGCCTATTTCTCTTCTTGTTTCTTGCTGGCAGTAGCTAGAGCGGCTTCTGTTCGTCGATAGGAACAGACAGCATCTTGTTCCTTCTCCAGGGCGAGAGCAACGACTCGCGTTGTCGATCAACCTCCAGATCGAGGCTTGCCTTCTCCGCGGCGACGCGAGCAGACGCCTATTTCTCTTCTTGTTTCTTGCTGGCAGCAGCTAGAGCGGCTTTCTGTTTGTCGGTCaggctggagtggccctcgctgATGTTGTCCACCATGGCAAACAGGAGGTGCGGCTAGGGAGAGGGAAGAGGGGGGTGTGGCACACCCTAGGACAAGATCAGAGGGTGGAAGCAAATCGGATCTAGTCTCATGATACCATGTTAGAGGGATGTGTCGCCGAAGTCAGATGATTGTATTCATGTGTATAGGAGTACATATATAGGGGAGGGAGGAGCCCGACCAGCGACATGAGGAGCCGACAGCTGACCATAACCCTAAGGCGCAAACCCCCTATACATGGGTTGGGCCCCATCCCTCACGCAGAAGGTGGGCCCAGTCAGTTAAGTCTAATACACAATACATATCAATGCTTCTAACACTCGCAAGTGCCTTTATAGACTAGGCACCTCACAGACCTCCTAGCAAATCTTATTCAAGTAACAAATCAACTCTATATACTAGCAGATCTGAACAAACTAACAAACCCTGAATTTATCCTAGGTTGTGATGCAGCACGTCCAGGGCAAGAACCAACACACTCACCGCAACACTTCGGCGCATTCGCCATAACATTCATGTTGGTGTTCCCTAGATATAGTGCAACTTATTGTGCTTGCTGTTCATTTAAACTATGAGACTGCATATAGGTATATGATAAGTAATGTGAAGACCAATCTTTGCTTGATGCAAGTAACACAAGAGAGAACAAGACACACCGCAGCAATTGATGGTATATCTGCTCGACCTGGAGAACCATGTGAAACATCCATGCCAAGAATTAATGTTGGTATTTGAGTCACAACTGGTATCATTTGACGATGTTCCAGTGCCAGTTTGGAGTTCATTCCACCAAGCTAGTCGACAGGAAAAATGATATTAGTCAAGAAAGAAAGCTAATAATAGGATATTTGTTCAAACAAGGTGCAGCCACAAATCAGATGCTGATAAATGTATACCTTAGCATTAATTTTTAGAAGAACATTGGTGAAATATTGATCATTCATCTTATTACTTGGAGCAATGCATTGAGTGACAATACCCATTTCATGAAGATTTTTCTTCTTCCATGGCCCTTCAAAGCATATTGAGATTAGTTGCATAAAGGATACATGGTAGCATAGAAACAGTAATCTATCATATATTACCGTAAATATCACAATTCTTCCTCTCTGGTAAAAGACAAAGGAGAAACTCTGGAGGACCAGGAAGGCTTGCTTTGACTTTTTCAAACATCTTTTCAACCCTTTCCACAGGTGAACATCTCCTAGACTGGCTGTCCTCATCCACCAAACTGTGAGGACATTCAATGAACTGAAGAAAACAAGGGATAACTTGTATGGTCAAAGCACAGTATAACAAGAATGCTAAACGTGTTCAAGCTTTCGTGGCATTTTGGTTTTAGGATCGACCCCAACAAGGATAGTGTGGCCCATCATGGGGTAATCCCATGAATTTTAGTTGGATCACACCATTGCTCATGTTACACAAATTTTTGTTTGTGAGGGTGCTTCAAACAAAGTAAGTTTGTTAGGTTCAGAACTTGAGATGATCCATCGCCATCCCATCCATCAAAGCATGCAAGAAAATAAAATACCACAAAAGACTTACAATGCCTTTGCTGCGTCCACAGTTTATCAGTTCTCTTGAGATTCGGCTCATGTCACAACGAGCAGAGAAATTAACAATGGCCCAACGCTCAATCTTGACTGGATCGAATAGCCTCTGCAATAGTGAAAATAAAGGGTAAAGTTCAGCACAAATGTTTTGAGATAAATGTGTTCTCTCGTAAGTAGCTTAGTAGCAACCTTATTATTGTAGTTCCACCTACCCCTGTTTGGGATGCAATCTTCACTGTTGCCCACAACTAGCTGAATAGCATATCCAATCAAAACAATTAAAAAATATGACTTATATATGAAAGTGTCATAGAGAATGAGAACTTGAGAAGGCAAAATAGGCTAACCGCTGGTGCAGAGAGAACACGAGCGTCAACACGAGTAAGTTGTTTCTCAATTTCAATACCACATGAAGATAAGATTGGATCATCATCATACATATTACTTTTTACAGCCTGCACATTTTAACTGTAAGTACCAAGTTAAGGGGAGAAAGCAGGGAGAGGTAATAACATTGACCGAATTTAATAACCCACATCTGTAACAACTCGCATTCTTTCTTGAGGTTTCTGTCGTGACTTTTCAACCAACATTGCCCTTTGTTGAGAAGACAGTGCCTTTGTATAACGTTGAAGTGATACCATGTGGCATAACTGCAAAAGAAAATTTTTAATAGCACCAACTCAAACATCAAGTGCAGTAAGATATTATGACAACCCCCTTTATCTAGGAACTATGCTAACCAGACTACATTGTAGAATGTAGACTGAAACGAAAGCAGGGTTGCAACCTCAATTGGGAGATAATTAGGGCGTTTTGGTTTTCCCACATCAAGACATGGCAGATAAGGCATTGTTAGCTCAACTTGCTTGGATTTAAAATAATCCTGAACAGTGATATCAACAGATTTAATTTCGATGTTTCCATTTCGAACTTTCATTGGGAACCTGTGCACAATATAGTACAGGATCAGCAAAGAAATGGAATAGTGAAGAAAGCACATCGCAAGAACAGATCCATACATCTGTCTAGAGCATGGTTGATCACTAAGGCCAATAATCTTGAACTCCATGTTGTTGTGCTTAGCTTTAACTCTGAGATTTTTAAGCATTTTCTTGGCCTGCATCACTTAAAGATAGAAGTTAATAAAAATATTTTCAGCTCTGCTCTCCAGAAAACAAATAATGTAACATTTTAGGGAGTATGTTATTCCACAGACCCTGGGCCAGTCAATATCTCTGATGTCTCTTACATTTTGATTTGTGACGAGAAAATCAATAACTGGTCCAGGAGTTACAACCATAGTGGTTGAAACATCTGTATAACCAAAAAAACGATTATATCAATGTTGGCAATTTGAATCAAAGTCCAGTTACATGTATTAAAATCCATACCCATATTTAGTGAAAGACCACCAATTGTAGTACGGAAACTAGAGTGGAGTCCACGACAACCACTAACTCCACCAGTTAAATCAACAAGGTTTCGACTATCATCACTGAAAAATGACTGTCTAACAAGTAGACAACCTCTGTACAAAACAAACAACAGACAAATGATAACCAAACAGAGAAAATATGTTATTGcactgacaaaacaaataagcatACCTCTTAGCCTGCTGTTGCCTTAAAACAACGTCAAGGACTCTCAGAACATCTTGACCATGTTCTGACTCGCTTCCTCGAAGAGCCAAAGCAACCGACTGAAGAGGAATCTTTGCGGCATAACTTATGTCTACACTGAACTTTTTTGCCAGATGTGATCGCTTGACTCGCTTTTTGTTAGCTTGAGTAGGGCTTTCATGCACTGGACTTCCACCAGCAGCCCTGAATAGCACATGAACTTTGAGTAGTTATTCATATTAGCTGCCTACTGAGTTCCTCATCACAGTGCAAACAGACTGTCAAAAAAATATCAAACAGTACTATCTCTGTTGAGGTTCAATTTCTTTTGCAAATTAAAAAAAACTCGACCGAGGAGGGAATGACCGTCATCCCGGTataatattaagaagagaccgaaacaatgaTGCTGGCCGAGAAAATTCCCGAACCCTGGCCTCCCGTCACTAACAGGCCGGCGTCAAccgtccactctgcaacggcccaaccgGAGGGTGACGCACAGGACATCGTAACCCGAGAGCGGATGAGGCACAGCAagaggatttttttaaccaagcccgaaAATTCGCCCTCGAGGGAAATCGAACCCGGAACTTGGAGGTactactcggaagccttaacaactgccactaggctagaggccctttctcTCTTTTGCAAATTAATGATAGATCACAACATCATGGTTATCAAGGAGAGCATTGGTGACTAACTACCGCCTGACTGTTTTAGAGGCAACATATCTATCTAAGAAAAAATGCAATCAGCAGCATAGAGCCACATAGAAACAAGAAAAAAGGAACATTAGGAAGGCGTAAGAAGTAGACTGGCcagccaaaaccacttgaaaaaaaCAGATTAGGAAATGGTTAGAGATCTAAATAAACTAGGCATGATAATCAGTCAACAGTGGACAGTCATAAATTTTCACTTTCTAGCAGATCAGTCTGAAAAGTTGTCTCAACTAAAAGTGCATGTACCTTGAAGATGTTTCCTCCAAGATAACAGTGAACTCAAAGTTATTCTGTGGAAGAGGTCCCACAGTAAATAGACATTTCTCTCCATCATATGCAAAATCCTTCCCATCAAGCTCAGAACAGTATGTTTGCAATAGTTTATCTATGACCTTTCGGCCAATACCCTTGCTATCAACCACCTTATCATCCTCAGATTTGATGCAGACCTACAATGTAACCAAAAGTAATTTCAGAATAAATAGATGAGGTACGGACCAGATGCAGAATTTCAAAGTTGTTCATTACACTGTATTGGTAGAAAACAGCATCAACTCCTCTAAGCTTCACTGAGAAGTGGTTCGACAGCAACCTAATGGGCTTTCCTTCACGGCCGTTACTAGGTCGTGCCATGGGTGTGCGTTTAACAGTGTCATCCTTGAGCACTTGGACAGCTCCAGCCATTTTGGCAGCCATACTATCTGGAATCCAAATAAAACTGTTGTTGACTGTAAGGGATAAGAGAAAAAAAAAATAGAAACAGCAAATAGAC contains these protein-coding regions:
- the LOC100382704 gene encoding Protein argonaute 16, giving the protein MPEHSMAAKMAGAVQVLKDDTVKRTPMARPSNGREGKPIRLLSNHFSVKLRGVDAVFYQYSVCIKSEDDKVVDSKGIGRKVIDKLLQTYCSELDGKDFAYDGEKCLFTVGPLPQNNFEFTVILEETSSRAAGGSPVHESPTQANKKRVKRSHLAKKFSVDISYAAKIPLQSVALALRGSESEHGQDVLRVLDVVLRQQQAKRGCLLVRQSFFSDDSRNLVDLTGGVSGCRGLHSSFRTTIGGLSLNMDVSTTMVVTPGPVIDFLVTNQNVRDIRDIDWPRAKKMLKNLRVKAKHNNMEFKIIGLSDQPCSRQMFPMKVRNGNIEIKSVDITVQDYFKSKQVELTMPYLPCLDVGKPKRPNYLPIELCHMVSLQRYTKALSSQQRAMLVEKSRQKPQERMRVVTDAVKSNMYDDDPILSSCGIEIEKQLTRVDARVLSAPALVVGNSEDCIPNRGRWNYNNKRLFDPVKIERWAIVNFSARCDMSRISRELINCGRSKGIFIECPHSLVDEDSQSRRCSPVERVEKMFEKVKASLPGPPEFLLCLLPERKNCDIYGPWKKKNLHEMGIVTQCIAPSNKMNDQYFTNVLLKINAKLGGMNSKLALEHRQMIPVVTQIPTLILGMDVSHGSPGRADIPSIAAVVGSRCWPLISRYRASVRTQSPKVEMIDSLFKPLDDGKDDGIMRELLLDFYQTSQQRKPKQIIIFRDGVSESQFSQVLNVELNQIIKAYQSMGQGDLPKFTVIIAQKNHHTKLFQADSPENVPPGTVVDSGIVHPRQYDFYMCAHAGPIGTSRPTHYHVLLDEIGFSADNLQKLVLSLSYVYQRSTTAISVVAPICYAHLAAAQMGQFMKFEEFADTSSGSVNSSSPPSIPELPRLHADVCSSMFFC
- the LOC100382704 gene encoding protein argonaute 16 isoform X6; translation: MAAKMAGAVQVLKDDTVKRTPMARPSNGREGKPIRLLSNHFSVKLRGVDAVFYQYSVCIKSEDDKVVDSKGIGRKVIDKLLQTYCSELDGKDFAYDGEKCLFTVGPLPQNNFEFTVILEETSSRAAGGSPVHESPTQANKKRVKRSHLAKKFSVDISYAAKIPLQSVALALRGSESEHGQDVLRVLDVVLRQQQAKRGCLLVRQSFFSDDSRNLVDLTGGVSGCRGLHSSFRTTIGGLSLNMDVSTTMVVTPGPVIDFLVTNQNAKKMLKNLRVKAKHNNMEFKIIGLSDQPCSRQMFPMKVRNGNIEIKSVDITVQDYFKSKQVELTMPYLPCLDVGKPKRPNYLPIELCHMVSLQRYTKALSSQQRAMLVEKSRQKPQERMRVVTDAVKSNMYDDDPILSSCGIEIEKQLTRVDARVLSAPALVVGNSEDCIPNRGRWNYNNKRLFDPVKIERWAIVNFSARCDMSRISRELINCGRSKGIFIECPHSLVDEDSQSRRCSPVERVEKMFEKVKASLPGPPEFLLCLLPERKNCDIYGPWKKKNLHEMGIVTQCIAPSNKMNDQYFTNVLLKINAKLGGMNSKLALEHRQMIPVVTQIPTLILGMDVSHGSPGRADIPSIAAVVGSRCWPLISRYRASVRTQSPKVEMIDSLFKPLDDGKDDGIMRELLLDFYQTSQQRKPKQIIIFRDGVSESQFSQVLNVELNQIIKAYQSMGQGDLPKFTVIIAQKNHHTKLFQADSPENVPPGTVVDSGIVHPRQYDFYMCAHAGPIGTSRPTHYHVLLDEIGFSADNLQKLVLSLSYVYQRSTTAISVVAPICYAHLAAAQMGQFMKFEEFADTSSGSVNSSSPPSIPELPRLHADVCSSMFFC
- the LOC100382704 gene encoding protein argonaute 16 isoform X7, producing the protein MGRILHMMERNVYLLWDLFHRITLSSLLSWRKHLQVHVLFRAAGGSPVHESPTQANKKRVKRSHLAKKFSVDISYAAKIPLQSVALALRGSESEHGQDVLRVLDVVLRQQQAKRGCLLVRQSFFSDDSRNLVDLTGGVSGCRGLHSSFRTTIGGLSLNMDVSTTMVVTPGPVIDFLVTNQNVRDIRDIDWPRAKKMLKNLRVKAKHNNMEFKIIGLSDQPCSRQMFPMKVRNGNIEIKSVDITVQDYFKSKQVELTMPYLPCLDVGKPKRPNYLPIELCHMVSLQRYTKALSSQQRAMLVEKSRQKPQERMRVVTDAVKSNMYDDDPILSSCGIEIEKQLTRVDARVLSAPALVVGNSEDCIPNRGRWNYNNKRLFDPVKIERWAIVNFSARCDMSRISRELINCGRSKGIFIECPHSLVDEDSQSRRCSPVERVEKMFEKVKASLPGPPEFLLCLLPERKNCDIYGPWKKKNLHEMGIVTQCIAPSNKMNDQYFTNVLLKINAKLGGMNSKLALEHRQMIPVVTQIPTLILGMDVSHGSPGRADIPSIAAVVGSRCWPLISRYRASVRTQSPKVEMIDSLFKPLDDGKDDGIMRELLLDFYQTSQQRKPKQIIIFRDGVSESQFSQVLNVELNQIIKAYQSMGQGDLPKFTVIIAQKNHHTKLFQADSPENVPPGTVVDSGIVHPRQYDFYMCAHAGPIGTSRPTHYHVLLDEIGFSADNLQKLVLSLSYVYQRSTTAISVVAPICYAHLAAAQMGQFMKFEEFADTSSGSVNSSSPPSIPELPRLHADVCSSMFFC
- the LOC100382704 gene encoding protein argonaute 16 isoform X4, with amino-acid sequence MAAKMAGAVQVLKDDTVKRTPMARPSNGREGKPIRLLSNHFSVKLRGVDAVFYQYSVCIKSEDDKVVDSKGIGRKVIDKLLQTYCSELDGKDFAYDGEKCLFTVGPLPQNNFEFTVILEETSSRAAGGSPVHESPTQANKKRVKRSHLAKKFSVDISYAAKIPLQSVALALRGSESEHGQDVLRVLDVVLRQQQAKRGCLLVRQSFFSDDSRNLVDLTGGVSGCRGLHSSFRTTIGGLSLNMDVSTTMVVTPGPVIDFLVTNQNVRDIRDIDWPRAKKMLKNLRVKAKHNNMEFKIIGLSDQPCSRQMFPMKVRNGNIEIKSVDITVQDYFKSKQVELTMPYLPCLDVGKPKRPNYLPIELCHMVSLQRYTKALSSQQRAMLVEKSRQKPQERMRVVTDAVKSNMYDDDPILSSCGIEIEKQLTRVDARVLSAPALVVGNSEDCIPNRGRWNYNNKRLFDPVKIERWAIVNFSARCDMSRISRELINCGRSKGIFIECPHSLVDEDSQSRRCSPVERVEKMFEKVKASLPGPPEFLLCLLPERKNCDIYGPWKKKNLHEMGIVTQCIAPSNKMNDQYFTNVLLKINAKLGGMNSKLALEHRQMIPVVTQIPTLILGMDVSHGSPGRADIPSIAAVVGSRCWPLISRYRASVRTQSPKVEMIDSLFKPLDDGKDDGIMRELLLDFYQTSQQRKPKQIIIFRDGVSESQFSQVLNVELNQIIKAYQSMGQGDLPKFTVIIAQKNHHTKLFQADSPENVPPGTVVDSGIVHPRQYDFYMCAHAGPIGTSRPTHYHVLLDEIGFSADNLQKLVLSLSYVYQRSTTAISVVAPICYAHLAAAQMGQFMKFEEFADTSSGSVNSSSPPSIPELPRLHADVCSSMFFC
- the LOC100382704 gene encoding protein argonaute 16 isoform X5; the encoded protein is MPEHSMAAKMAGAVQVLKDDTVKRTPMARPSNGREGKPIRLLSNHFSVKLRGVDAVFYQYSVCIKSEDDKVVDSKGIGRKVIDKLLQTYCSELDGKDFAYDGEKCLFTVGPLPQNNFEFTVILEETSSRAAGGSPVHESPTQANKKRVKRSHLAKKFSVDISYAAKIPLQSVALALRGSESEHGQDVLRVLDVVLRQQQAKRGCLLVRQSFFSDDSRNLVDLTGGVSGCRGLHSSFRTTIGGLSLNMDVSTTMVVTPGPVIDFLVTNQNAKKMLKNLRVKAKHNNMEFKIIGLSDQPCSRQMFPMKVRNGNIEIKSVDITVQDYFKSKQVELTMPYLPCLDVGKPKRPNYLPIELCHMVSLQRYTKALSSQQRAMLVEKSRQKPQERMRVVTDAVKSNMYDDDPILSSCGIEIEKQLTRVDARVLSAPALVVGNSEDCIPNRGRWNYNNKRLFDPVKIERWAIVNFSARCDMSRISRELINCGRSKGIFIECPHSLVDEDSQSRRCSPVERVEKMFEKVKASLPGPPEFLLCLLPERKNCDIYGPWKKKNLHEMGIVTQCIAPSNKMNDQYFTNVLLKINAKLGGMNSKLALEHRQMIPVVTQIPTLILGMDVSHGSPGRADIPSIAAVVGSRCWPLISRYRASVRTQSPKVEMIDSLFKPLDDGKDDGIMRELLLDFYQTSQQRKPKQIIIFRDGVSESQFSQVLNVELNQIIKAYQSMGQGDLPKFTVIIAQKNHHTKLFQADSPENVPPGTVVDSGIVHPRQYDFYMCAHAGPIGTSRPTHYHVLLDEIGFSADNLQKLVLSLSYVYQRSTTAISVVAPICYAHLAAAQMGQFMKFEEFADTSSGSVNSSSPPSIPELPRLHADVCSSMFFC
- the LOC100382704 gene encoding protein argonaute 16 isoform X3, producing the protein MPELNNSFIWIPDSMAAKMAGAVQVLKDDTVKRTPMARPSNGREGKPIRLLSNHFSVKLRGVDAVFYQYSVCIKSEDDKVVDSKGIGRKVIDKLLQTYCSELDGKDFAYDGEKCLFTVGPLPQNNFEFTVILEETSSRAAGGSPVHESPTQANKKRVKRSHLAKKFSVDISYAAKIPLQSVALALRGSESEHGQDVLRVLDVVLRQQQAKRGCLLVRQSFFSDDSRNLVDLTGGVSGCRGLHSSFRTTIGGLSLNMDVSTTMVVTPGPVIDFLVTNQNVRDIRDIDWPRAKKMLKNLRVKAKHNNMEFKIIGLSDQPCSRQMFPMKVRNGNIEIKSVDITVQDYFKSKQVELTMPYLPCLDVGKPKRPNYLPIELCHMVSLQRYTKALSSQQRAMLVEKSRQKPQERMRVVTDAVKSNMYDDDPILSSCGIEIEKQLTRVDARVLSAPALVVGNSEDCIPNRGRWNYNNKRLFDPVKIERWAIVNFSARCDMSRISRELINCGRSKGIFIECPHSLVDEDSQSRRCSPVERVEKMFEKVKASLPGPPEFLLCLLPERKNCDIYGPWKKKNLHEMGIVTQCIAPSNKMNDQYFTNVLLKINAKLGGMNSKLALEHRQMIPVVTQIPTLILGMDVSHGSPGRADIPSIAAVVGSRCWPLISRYRASVRTQSPKVEMIDSLFKPLDDGKDDGIMRELLLDFYQTSQQRKPKQIIIFRDGVSESQFSQVLNVELNQIIKAYQSMGQGDLPKFTVIIAQKNHHTKLFQADSPENVPPGTVVDSGIVHPRQYDFYMCAHAGPIGTSRPTHYHVLLDEIGFSADNLQKLVLSLSYVYQRSTTAISVVAPICYAHLAAAQMGQFMKFEEFADTSSGSVNSSSPPSIPELPRLHADVCSSMFFC
- the LOC100382704 gene encoding protein argonaute 16 isoform X1, which encodes MEQRADGDEVLEQMGMGACRRWEQKQKRLYSMAAKMAGAVQVLKDDTVKRTPMARPSNGREGKPIRLLSNHFSVKLRGVDAVFYQYSVCIKSEDDKVVDSKGIGRKVIDKLLQTYCSELDGKDFAYDGEKCLFTVGPLPQNNFEFTVILEETSSRAAGGSPVHESPTQANKKRVKRSHLAKKFSVDISYAAKIPLQSVALALRGSESEHGQDVLRVLDVVLRQQQAKRGCLLVRQSFFSDDSRNLVDLTGGVSGCRGLHSSFRTTIGGLSLNMDVSTTMVVTPGPVIDFLVTNQNVRDIRDIDWPRAKKMLKNLRVKAKHNNMEFKIIGLSDQPCSRQMFPMKVRNGNIEIKSVDITVQDYFKSKQVELTMPYLPCLDVGKPKRPNYLPIELCHMVSLQRYTKALSSQQRAMLVEKSRQKPQERMRVVTDAVKSNMYDDDPILSSCGIEIEKQLTRVDARVLSAPALVVGNSEDCIPNRGRWNYNNKRLFDPVKIERWAIVNFSARCDMSRISRELINCGRSKGIFIECPHSLVDEDSQSRRCSPVERVEKMFEKVKASLPGPPEFLLCLLPERKNCDIYGPWKKKNLHEMGIVTQCIAPSNKMNDQYFTNVLLKINAKLGGMNSKLALEHRQMIPVVTQIPTLILGMDVSHGSPGRADIPSIAAVVGSRCWPLISRYRASVRTQSPKVEMIDSLFKPLDDGKDDGIMRELLLDFYQTSQQRKPKQIIIFRDGVSESQFSQVLNVELNQIIKAYQSMGQGDLPKFTVIIAQKNHHTKLFQADSPENVPPGTVVDSGIVHPRQYDFYMCAHAGPIGTSRPTHYHVLLDEIGFSADNLQKLVLSLSYVYQRSTTAISVVAPICYAHLAAAQMGQFMKFEEFADTSSGSVNSSSPPSIPELPRLHADVCSSMFFC
- the LOC100382704 gene encoding protein argonaute 16 isoform X2 yields the protein MEQRADGDEVLEQMGMGACRRWEQKQKRLYSMAAKMAGAVQVLKDDTVKRTPMARPSNGREGKPIRLLSNHFSVKLRGVDAVFYQYSVCIKSEDDKVVDSKGIGRKVIDKLLQTYCSELDGKDFAYDGEKCLFTVGPLPQNNFEFTVILEETSSRAAGGSPVHESPTQANKKRVKRSHLAKKFSVDISYAAKIPLQSVALALRGSESEHGQDVLRVLDVVLRQQQAKRGCLLVRQSFFSDDSRNLVDLTGGVSGCRGLHSSFRTTIGGLSLNMDVSTTMVVTPGPVIDFLVTNQNAKKMLKNLRVKAKHNNMEFKIIGLSDQPCSRQMFPMKVRNGNIEIKSVDITVQDYFKSKQVELTMPYLPCLDVGKPKRPNYLPIELCHMVSLQRYTKALSSQQRAMLVEKSRQKPQERMRVVTDAVKSNMYDDDPILSSCGIEIEKQLTRVDARVLSAPALVVGNSEDCIPNRGRWNYNNKRLFDPVKIERWAIVNFSARCDMSRISRELINCGRSKGIFIECPHSLVDEDSQSRRCSPVERVEKMFEKVKASLPGPPEFLLCLLPERKNCDIYGPWKKKNLHEMGIVTQCIAPSNKMNDQYFTNVLLKINAKLGGMNSKLALEHRQMIPVVTQIPTLILGMDVSHGSPGRADIPSIAAVVGSRCWPLISRYRASVRTQSPKVEMIDSLFKPLDDGKDDGIMRELLLDFYQTSQQRKPKQIIIFRDGVSESQFSQVLNVELNQIIKAYQSMGQGDLPKFTVIIAQKNHHTKLFQADSPENVPPGTVVDSGIVHPRQYDFYMCAHAGPIGTSRPTHYHVLLDEIGFSADNLQKLVLSLSYVYQRSTTAISVVAPICYAHLAAAQMGQFMKFEEFADTSSGSVNSSSPPSIPELPRLHADVCSSMFFC